Below is a genomic region from Citrobacter tructae.
GCGATCCATCGGGTTGGCATAAAAAATTGACCAGCACGTATTAGCCCAGCGGCCAAAAACGCGGCAAAAGCAATATGCAGCCCGGAAATAGCCATCAAATGCGCCGTTCCGGTGTCGCGCATAATGCTTTTGACCTCTTGCGAAACGGACAGTCGCTCCCCCATTCCCAGGCCCAGGATCACCTGCTGCCAGGGATAGGTGGCTAACGTCGTATTCAACGAAGAGAGATAACGGGCACGCAGACTGCACTGCGGCGAGATGACTGTAGCCTGCAGGAAACGCCCCGTCAGCGGCCGATGCTGTGCTATGGCTTGACGCTGACTATCAAATCCCCCTTCATTTAATTGACCGTGTACCGCGCGAACCTTAAGCGTCATCCCCCATTGCTGACCCGCACACACTTCACTGGGCAAGTATTGCCCATACAGTACGATCCCCTGCGCCGGAAATATCCGTCTCCCCTGCAGGTGGGTAATCTGCCCATAGTGGGTTGTCATATGGTCAGTGGCGGTTATATGCACAACGGCTTGCTGCGTGTTAGCGGGGAGCGTATTACCTGCCCAGATAGCTTCTTTCGCTGCCAGTATTCCCCAGAGAAAGAACAACAGCGTTAACCCAGCGTATAGCAGATATTTATGCGGAATAAGACAGAGCATACACGCCAGACAAAACAAGCTGCTGACGCACACCATTCCGGGCAGCGTGGGTAACAACGTTAGCGGGAAAATGCCGCATAATGCACACGTACTGACGGTTGTTATTTTCATGAAACACTCCCTGTTACAGGAAGTGTGCAGCACAACGTAGCGATTGTCTGGTAGCAATTTACCGTTACACGAGGTGCATTCCGCTGTTATTGAGCGCTGGGTGTAACATGCGATTTAACTGAGAGTAAGGTTCCAATATGGGCAGACAGAAATGAAAAAAGCACCCTTACAGGTGCTTTTCTCGGCGTTAAGTTTCGTTAAGAACTCAACCGTAAATATTGGCGCGATCGCGCAGTTCTTTACCTGGTTTAAAGTGCGGAACATATTTTCCTTCCAGGTCCACTTTGTCGCCAGTCTTCGGATTACGTCCGGTACGTGGTGCGCGGTAATGCAAAGAAAAACTACCGAAACCGCGGATTTCAATACGCTCGCCCTGCGCCAGAGTCGAGGC
It encodes:
- the ihfB gene encoding integration host factor subunit beta encodes the protein MTKSELIERLATQQPHIPAKAVEDAVKEMLEHMASTLAQGERIEIRGFGSFSLHYRAPRTGRNPKTGDKVDLEGKYVPHFKPGKELRDRANIYG